In Wolinella succinogenes DSM 1740, a single genomic region encodes these proteins:
- the rplE gene encoding 50S ribosomal protein L5, whose amino-acid sequence MYQLKKLYNEELKAKLSEELGIKNPMLLPKLEKIVISVGAGDHAKDTKVMQNIADTISLIAGQKAVITIAKKSVAGFKMREGMPMGVKVTLRGNQMYNFLEKLISIALPRVKDFRGVPRNGFDGRGNYSFGLNEQLMFPEVVYDDIMVSHGMNITMVTTTNNDKEAFKMLELFGMPFAKGRVNG is encoded by the coding sequence ATGTATCAACTCAAAAAACTTTATAACGAAGAACTAAAAGCTAAACTTAGCGAAGAGCTCGGAATCAAAAACCCCATGCTTCTTCCTAAACTAGAAAAAATCGTGATTAGCGTGGGCGCGGGCGATCATGCTAAAGACACTAAAGTCATGCAAAACATCGCAGATACTATCTCTCTTATCGCAGGACAAAAAGCGGTCATCACGATCGCTAAAAAGTCCGTAGCGGGCTTCAAAATGAGAGAGGGAATGCCCATGGGTGTGAAAGTGACCCTTCGCGGTAACCAAATGTACAACTTCCTTGAGAAGCTCATTTCTATCGCTCTTCCTAGAGTGAAAGACTTCCGAGGCGTTCCTCGAAATGGCTTTGATGGTCGAGGCAACTACAGCTTTGGTCTAAACGAGCAGCTCATGTTCCCTGAGGTCGTCTATGATGACATTATGGTGAGCCACGGTATGAACATCACGATGGTTACAACGACCAACAATGATAAAGAGGCGTTCAAAATGCTAGAGCTATTTGGTATGCCTTTCGCAAAAGGAAGAGTCAATGGCTAA
- the rplC gene encoding 50S ribosomal protein L3, with protein sequence MEFLVEKIGMSRTISVPSTPVTLLKVKDAKVCEVLGNGKALVAYAQGKDANKAIEGQQKKYNLSKEFNRFATLEVANGEAGDQDVAPLAQAVRVKVSLQTKGRGFTGVMKRWNFAGGPAAHGHRFKRRTGSIGNREWPGRVQPGKKMAGQYGNEKVTVQNEIVSFDAENKILVLKGSIPGFNGAFGRIKVVK encoded by the coding sequence ATGGAATTTCTAGTAGAAAAAATCGGCATGAGCCGAACAATCTCCGTTCCCAGCACACCCGTTACCTTGCTCAAGGTTAAAGACGCCAAGGTATGCGAAGTTCTAGGAAACGGCAAGGCGCTTGTCGCTTACGCTCAAGGCAAAGATGCCAACAAAGCGATCGAGGGTCAGCAAAAAAAATACAATCTAAGCAAAGAGTTTAACCGATTTGCCACATTGGAAGTCGCTAACGGCGAAGCGGGCGATCAAGATGTAGCTCCTTTGGCGCAAGCTGTGCGTGTTAAAGTCTCCCTTCAAACGAAAGGTCGAGGTTTTACAGGCGTTATGAAACGATGGAACTTTGCGGGCGGTCCCGCGGCGCATGGTCACCGATTCAAAAGACGAACCGGTTCTATCGGTAACCGAGAATGGCCAGGTCGAGTCCAGCCAGGCAAAAAGATGGCAGGTCAATATGGTAATGAAAAAGTGACCGTTCAAAATGAGATTGTCTCTTTTGATGCTGAGAACAAGATTCTTGTTCTTAAGGGCTCAATTCCCGGATTCAACGGTGCATTTGGAAGAATAAAGGTAGTGAAATGA
- a CDS encoding type Z 30S ribosomal protein S14 — protein sequence MAKKSMVAKASRKPKFKVRAYTRCQVCGRPHSVYRDFGLCRVCLRKMGNEGLIPGLRKASW from the coding sequence ATGGCTAAGAAATCAATGGTGGCTAAGGCTAGCCGAAAACCTAAATTTAAAGTAAGAGCTTATACACGATGCCAGGTCTGCGGACGACCCCACTCTGTTTACAGAGATTTTGGTCTATGCCGAGTTTGCCTAAGAAAAATGGGCAACGAGGGACTCATCCCTGGTCTTCGAAAAGCTAGCTGGTAA
- the rplX gene encoding 50S ribosomal protein L24 encodes MVKFQIKKGDKVQVIAGDDKGKVAEVIKVMPKSSQVIVAGCKVAKKSVKPSEQNPKGGFVNKEMPIHISNVKKVEA; translated from the coding sequence ATGGTTAAGTTTCAGATTAAAAAAGGCGACAAGGTTCAGGTGATTGCCGGAGATGACAAGGGTAAGGTCGCTGAAGTGATCAAGGTGATGCCCAAGAGCTCCCAAGTGATCGTCGCGGGCTGCAAAGTCGCCAAAAAGAGCGTCAAGCCAAGCGAGCAAAACCCCAAGGGTGGTTTTGTGAACAAAGAGATGCCTATACACATCTCCAATGTGAAAAAAGTGGAGGCGTAA
- the rplN gene encoding 50S ribosomal protein L14 codes for MIQSFTRLTVADNSGAKEVMCIKVLGGSKRRYATVGDVIIASVKKALPNGKIKKGQVVKAVVVRTKKEVQRDNGSLIRFDDNAAVILDNKREPVGTRIFGPVGREVRYANFMKIVSLAPEVL; via the coding sequence ATGATCCAGAGTTTTACTAGATTGACAGTCGCTGACAACAGTGGCGCCAAAGAGGTAATGTGCATCAAGGTTCTTGGCGGAAGCAAGAGACGATACGCAACCGTTGGCGACGTGATTATCGCTTCTGTTAAGAAAGCCCTTCCCAATGGAAAGATCAAGAAAGGTCAAGTGGTGAAGGCTGTTGTCGTGCGAACTAAAAAAGAGGTTCAGCGAGACAATGGTTCTTTGATTCGATTCGATGACAACGCCGCGGTCATCCTTGACAACAAGCGAGAGCCTGTAGGCACGCGTATTTTTGGACCCGTAGGTCGAGAAGTGCGATACGCCAACTTCATGAAAATTGTCTCTCTTGCACCGGAGGTACTCTAA
- the rplV gene encoding 50S ribosomal protein L22, which produces MSKALLRYIRLSPTKARLVAREVQGMNAELAIASLEFMPNKAAKVISKVIASAVANGGMGAENAVVKSCRVDAGPVLRRFTPRARGRATPIRKPTSHVFVEVVEQSKDK; this is translated from the coding sequence ATGAGCAAAGCACTATTACGATACATCCGACTCTCACCTACAAAGGCTAGACTTGTTGCTCGCGAAGTTCAAGGAATGAACGCTGAATTGGCGATTGCCTCTTTGGAATTCATGCCCAACAAAGCGGCCAAAGTTATCTCTAAAGTGATCGCTTCAGCCGTAGCTAATGGCGGAATGGGCGCAGAAAACGCGGTGGTTAAGTCTTGCCGAGTGGATGCAGGTCCCGTTTTGAGAAGATTCACTCCTAGAGCTAGAGGCCGAGCCACTCCTATTCGCAAACCTACTTCCCATGTCTTCGTGGAAGTTGTAGAACAAAGTAAGGATAAATAG
- a CDS encoding ATP-binding protein: protein MEILERLWEKSKNSPSFMPRKIALNDPRAILCGPPKSGKSSLAKSYLKEHERSLYLNLKDPRVESSLSSITQHLAPFCQKNQIQALAIDNYTPGFPLPNAESILLVSEKRIEARGYARYSLRGLDFEEYLSFDRRHQSVRHLFNSFLKDGSLPEISLCEDSKKSERKQEILRLLCANESEFFILQGLLSHMGHKVSAHQLYTHLKKRIQLSKDRIYAVFLDYQARGILHLIEKFEQKSAPKKLFFWDFTLANALSYERNFGALIENMVFLELLKQTEEIAYTDKVDLLLPSHELGVLVVPFATPENVETRLAKIREEREFLESFLIISMGLNHEGESLGTPYTVLPFWEFALGEKE, encoded by the coding sequence ATGGAAATTTTAGAACGACTCTGGGAAAAGTCGAAAAACAGTCCCTCTTTTATGCCACGAAAGATCGCTCTAAACGACCCTAGAGCGATTCTGTGCGGCCCACCAAAGTCGGGAAAAAGCTCGCTGGCTAAAAGCTATCTCAAAGAGCATGAGCGCTCCCTCTATCTCAACCTCAAAGATCCGCGCGTGGAATCTTCTCTCTCCAGCATCACACAGCACCTCGCCCCTTTTTGCCAAAAAAATCAGATTCAAGCCTTGGCGATTGACAACTACACGCCTGGTTTCCCCTTGCCCAATGCGGAATCGATTCTTCTAGTGAGCGAAAAGAGAATCGAGGCGCGAGGCTATGCGCGATACTCTTTGCGAGGGCTCGATTTTGAGGAGTATTTGAGCTTTGATCGGCGCCACCAGAGCGTGCGCCACCTCTTCAACTCTTTTCTCAAAGATGGCTCTTTGCCTGAGATTTCACTCTGCGAAGATTCTAAAAAGAGTGAGCGCAAGCAGGAGATTTTGCGACTTTTATGCGCCAATGAGAGTGAATTTTTTATCCTTCAGGGACTCCTTTCGCACATGGGACACAAGGTGAGCGCCCATCAGCTCTACACCCACCTAAAAAAGCGAATCCAACTATCCAAAGACCGAATATATGCGGTTTTTCTCGATTATCAGGCGCGAGGGATTCTTCACCTCATCGAAAAATTTGAACAAAAAAGCGCGCCCAAAAAGCTCTTTTTCTGGGACTTCACGCTCGCTAATGCGCTTAGCTATGAGAGAAATTTTGGAGCGCTGATTGAGAATATGGTCTTTTTAGAGCTGCTCAAACAAACCGAAGAGATCGCCTACACCGACAAGGTCGATCTTCTCTTGCCAAGTCATGAGTTAGGCGTGCTTGTGGTGCCCTTCGCCACCCCTGAAAATGTCGAAACAAGGCTCGCTAAGATTCGTGAAGAGCGTGAATTTTTAGAATCATTTCTTATCATTAGCATGGGGCTTAATCACGAAGGAGAGAGCCTCGGCACTCCCTACACCGTGCTCCCCTTTTGGGAGTTTGCCCTTGGAGAGAAAGAGTGA
- a CDS encoding DUF2798 domain-containing protein, with the protein MFPRRFHSPVFALLMSLIMSFFMSGVITMLNIGLVSDFFYRWLAVAFPGAFIVAFPIALFVVPIVKRLTERLMRD; encoded by the coding sequence ATGTTCCCTAGACGATTCCATTCGCCCGTGTTTGCCCTTTTGATGTCTTTAATCATGTCGTTTTTTATGTCGGGAGTCATCACGATGCTCAATATTGGGCTGGTCTCGGACTTTTTCTATCGCTGGCTGGCTGTCGCTTTCCCCGGCGCTTTTATTGTGGCTTTTCCTATTGCACTTTTTGTTGTGCCTATCGTCAAAAGGCTTACAGAGAGGCTGATGAGGGATTAG
- the rplD gene encoding 50S ribosomal protein L4, whose translation MSKAIILNNELQKNGEVALPERFKEIHSHNLYLYVKSYLASLRANSAKAKKRGEVSGGGKKPWSQKGGGRARAGSITSPVFVGGGVSHGPSNNRNYDLKVNKKQKKLALQYALMEKAEQGKLYVVDSLQVDSGKTKDAYAMFKTLNERSTLFVSQISDEKTFLAFRNLKECYLADANELNAYLVAAFRSVVIEKSLFENITKEG comes from the coding sequence ATGAGCAAGGCAATTATTCTAAACAACGAACTACAAAAAAACGGCGAGGTTGCTCTGCCTGAACGATTTAAAGAGATCCACTCTCACAACCTCTATCTATATGTAAAGTCTTATTTGGCTTCTTTGCGCGCTAACAGCGCCAAAGCTAAAAAACGAGGCGAAGTGAGCGGCGGAGGCAAAAAGCCTTGGAGCCAAAAAGGTGGCGGTCGCGCTAGAGCTGGAAGCATCACCTCTCCTGTATTTGTGGGCGGGGGCGTTTCTCATGGACCTAGCAACAACCGAAACTATGACCTCAAAGTCAACAAGAAGCAAAAGAAATTGGCGCTTCAATACGCTCTCATGGAAAAAGCCGAGCAGGGCAAGCTTTATGTTGTCGATTCTCTCCAAGTGGACAGCGGCAAGACTAAAGATGCTTATGCAATGTTCAAAACACTCAACGAAAGAAGCACGCTATTTGTTTCCCAAATCAGCGATGAGAAGACTTTCTTGGCGTTCCGCAACCTTAAAGAGTGCTATCTAGCCGATGCAAACGAGCTCAATGCTTACTTGGTCGCGGCTTTCCGATCTGTAGTGATCGAGAAATCACTCTTTGAAAACATCACAAAAGAGGGCTAA
- a CDS encoding ribonuclease HII: protein MRICGIDEAGRGTLAGSLFVAGVVLEIEIEGLRDSKKLSKKNRFRLYDEIVQNASFHIVESSAQKVDSLGLGICLRESILEICTQVSADSYIMDGNTSFGVQGVETLIRGDSLLPCISAASILAKASKDREMERLDRLHPEYGFAKHCGYGTKAHLEAILHLGYSPFHRQSFKLKRLLYPTLF from the coding sequence GTGAGAATCTGTGGAATCGATGAGGCAGGAAGAGGCACGCTCGCAGGAAGTCTTTTTGTGGCGGGAGTGGTTTTGGAGATAGAGATCGAGGGGCTTAGAGATTCTAAAAAACTCTCCAAAAAGAATCGATTCAGACTTTATGATGAAATCGTCCAAAACGCTTCTTTTCATATCGTAGAATCAAGCGCCCAAAAGGTCGATTCCCTAGGGCTTGGAATCTGTCTTAGGGAGTCGATTCTAGAGATATGCACCCAAGTGAGTGCCGATTCTTATATCATGGATGGCAACACCTCATTTGGCGTCCAAGGAGTGGAAACGCTCATTAGGGGCGATTCCCTGCTCCCTTGTATCTCCGCGGCAAGTATCTTGGCCAAAGCCTCCAAAGACAGGGAGATGGAGCGACTGGATCGGCTCCATCCTGAGTATGGATTCGCCAAGCATTGTGGCTATGGCACCAAGGCGCACCTAGAGGCGATCTTGCACCTAGGCTACTCCCCTTTTCATCGCCAAAGCTTCAAGCTCAAACGCCTGCTCTACCCTACCCTTTTTTAA
- the rpsC gene encoding 30S ribosomal protein S3 gives MGQKVNPIGLRLGINRNWASRWFPNYQTAPLNISEDHKIRKFLKKELYYAGVSEIIIERTAKKLRVTVVAARPGIIIGKKGADIEKLKEALKKIVDKEISINIKEVKRPQANAQLAAENVTMQLERRVAFRRAMKKVMQAAMKAGAKGIKIKVSGRLAGAEMARTEWYMEGRVPLHTLRAKIDYGFAEAMTTYGIIGAKVWIFKGEVLQKGIQPEKKEEAPARDKEGRGTRRRGRQ, from the coding sequence ATGGGTCAAAAAGTCAATCCTATAGGTCTTAGATTAGGCATCAACCGAAACTGGGCGTCACGATGGTTCCCTAACTATCAAACCGCTCCTTTGAATATCAGCGAAGATCACAAGATTCGAAAATTCCTCAAAAAAGAGCTCTATTATGCGGGCGTGAGCGAGATTATCATTGAGCGAACGGCTAAGAAGCTTCGAGTGACTGTGGTAGCGGCTCGACCTGGAATCATCATCGGTAAAAAAGGTGCAGATATTGAGAAACTCAAAGAAGCACTCAAAAAGATCGTTGATAAAGAGATCTCTATTAATATTAAGGAAGTGAAGCGCCCCCAAGCGAACGCTCAATTGGCCGCTGAAAATGTCACTATGCAACTAGAGCGACGAGTCGCTTTTAGACGCGCAATGAAAAAAGTGATGCAAGCGGCTATGAAAGCAGGCGCTAAAGGAATCAAAATCAAAGTTTCAGGTCGATTGGCTGGAGCGGAGATGGCGCGAACAGAGTGGTATATGGAAGGACGAGTTCCTCTTCATACATTGCGAGCGAAGATTGATTACGGTTTTGCTGAGGCGATGACCACTTATGGAATCATCGGGGCAAAAGTTTGGATCTTTAAAGGTGAAGTTCTTCAAAAAGGAATCCAGCCTGAGAAGAAAGAAGAGGCTCCTGCTCGAGATAAAGAGGGTAGAGGCACACGAAGAAGAGGGAGGCAATAA
- the rpsJ gene encoding 30S ribosomal protein S10 encodes MEKIRLKLKAYDHRVLDRSVVSIVEAVKRTGSEIRGPVPLPTKKRRYTVLRSPHINKDSREQFEIRVHSRIIDIVSATSETVDSLMKLDLAPEVDVEVRSMGK; translated from the coding sequence ATGGAAAAAATTCGACTTAAGCTCAAAGCTTACGATCACCGAGTTCTCGATAGATCCGTTGTTTCTATCGTAGAAGCAGTTAAACGAACCGGATCAGAAATCCGAGGTCCCGTTCCCCTTCCCACTAAGAAAAGACGATACACCGTTCTTCGATCTCCACACATCAACAAAGATTCACGAGAGCAGTTTGAGATTCGCGTTCATAGCCGAATTATCGATATTGTCTCAGCGACGTCAGAAACGGTAGACAGCCTCATGAAGCTCGACTTGGCTCCCGAAGTGGATGTTGAAGTCAGATCTATGGGCAAGTAA
- a CDS encoding 50S ribosomal protein L23, which translates to MADITDIKSIMYTEKSLQIQESGVLVVQTSPKVSKNQLKEVFKEYFGFTPVRVNSLRQAGKIKRFRGVEGKRASFKKFYVKLPEGAKIESLAV; encoded by the coding sequence ATGGCGGATATTACTGATATCAAATCCATTATGTACACAGAGAAGTCGCTTCAAATCCAAGAGAGCGGAGTGCTAGTCGTGCAAACCTCTCCTAAAGTGAGCAAGAATCAACTCAAAGAGGTCTTTAAAGAGTATTTTGGCTTCACTCCCGTGAGAGTCAATTCGCTCCGACAAGCAGGAAAAATCAAGCGATTCCGTGGTGTAGAGGGCAAACGAGCCTCTTTCAAAAAATTCTACGTGAAGCTCCCTGAGGGCGCTAAAATCGAATCGCTAGCGGTATAA
- the hemW gene encoding radical SAM family heme chaperone HemW, producing MLLYFHIPFCASKCGYCAFDSRSAPSSWHAPYMQALLVALKSELAKLKEERIESVYFGGGTPTLLDSHLFEPLFERFSPYLSKEAEITIEANPRSLTPSWAERMHSFGVNRVSLGVQSFERKKLAWLERDHGEGEIERAMESLLKARIKHISIDLIYDTPLDSPTLLSKEIQRASTLPIDHLSAYSLTLEEGSRFFAKGQKGMEGESYASLVRERLGEDGFVQYEVSNYARGYRSSHNLGYWMAKDYIGVGAGAVGCLGGVRYYPAKEIERYIKEPLWREEEPLSHEDKRLERLFLGLRSEVGIAPHEANRSKLELLLSGGKVREERGRILANDLFLADEIALYLS from the coding sequence GTGCTTCTCTACTTTCATATCCCCTTTTGTGCGAGCAAGTGCGGCTACTGCGCTTTTGATTCTAGAAGCGCTCCTTCTAGCTGGCACGCTCCCTATATGCAAGCGCTCCTTGTGGCGCTTAAATCGGAGCTAGCAAAGCTAAAAGAGGAGAGGATTGAGAGCGTCTATTTTGGGGGTGGGACGCCCACTCTTTTGGATAGCCATCTTTTTGAGCCACTTTTTGAGCGATTCTCTCCCTATCTCTCCAAAGAGGCGGAGATCACCATCGAGGCCAATCCCCGCTCGCTCACCCCCTCTTGGGCAGAGAGGATGCACTCCTTTGGGGTGAATCGTGTAAGTCTGGGGGTGCAGAGCTTTGAGAGGAAGAAATTGGCATGGCTAGAGCGTGATCATGGCGAGGGAGAGATTGAGCGTGCCATGGAATCGCTCCTTAAGGCTAGAATCAAGCACATCAGCATTGATCTTATCTATGACACTCCGCTTGATTCGCCAACCCTCCTCTCCAAAGAGATCCAAAGAGCCTCCACTCTCCCTATCGATCACCTCTCGGCGTATAGTTTGACGCTGGAGGAGGGGAGTCGATTTTTCGCCAAAGGTCAAAAAGGCATGGAGGGAGAATCCTACGCCTCTTTGGTGCGAGAGAGACTAGGAGAAGATGGATTTGTGCAATATGAGGTGAGCAATTACGCCAGAGGCTATCGCTCATCCCACAACCTTGGCTATTGGATGGCAAAGGATTACATAGGGGTGGGCGCGGGCGCGGTAGGATGCCTAGGGGGAGTGCGCTACTATCCCGCCAAAGAGATAGAGCGTTACATCAAAGAGCCGCTTTGGCGAGAAGAAGAGCCATTAAGCCACGAGGATAAGAGGCTAGAGAGGCTCTTTTTGGGGCTCAGATCGGAGGTGGGGATCGCGCCCCATGAGGCGAATCGCTCTAAGCTTGAGCTGCTTTTATCAGGGGGTAAGGTGAGGGAGGAGCGGGGAAGAATCCTCGCCAATGATCTCTTTCTCGCCGATGAGATCGCCCTTTATCTATCTTAA
- the rplF gene encoding 50S ribosomal protein L6 — protein sequence MSRIGKRPISIPSGVDAKIEGSKIVFTKGKQEKVLETYGRVGLEIANGELVLKLGGEDAQSKAYWGTYRALANNIVIGLSAGFTKQLEINGVGYKAAVKGSVLELALGFSHPVNYEIPEGVEIAVEKNVITIKGSDKQQIGQIAAEIREFRPPEPYKGKGVKYSDETIIRKAGKTSKK from the coding sequence ATGTCACGAATCGGTAAAAGACCTATTAGCATTCCAAGTGGCGTTGATGCCAAAATCGAAGGAAGCAAAATTGTGTTTACCAAAGGAAAGCAGGAGAAAGTCCTCGAGACATACGGTCGCGTAGGACTTGAGATCGCTAATGGCGAGCTAGTTTTAAAACTAGGAGGCGAAGATGCTCAGTCTAAGGCTTATTGGGGAACCTATCGAGCCTTGGCGAACAACATCGTTATCGGGCTTTCCGCCGGTTTCACCAAGCAACTAGAGATCAATGGCGTGGGTTACAAAGCAGCCGTAAAGGGTAGCGTTCTTGAGCTTGCCCTTGGCTTCTCCCACCCTGTGAACTATGAGATTCCCGAAGGTGTGGAGATTGCCGTAGAGAAAAACGTCATCACCATCAAGGGAAGTGATAAGCAGCAAATCGGTCAGATTGCGGCAGAGATTCGAGAGTTCAGGCCTCCTGAGCCTTACAAAGGCAAGGGCGTGAAGT
- the rpmC gene encoding 50S ribosomal protein L29 translates to MKFTELKDQEVAALQKLLKEKKSLLFELRLKLKTMQLSNPNEIKAVRKDIARINTALAAKEG, encoded by the coding sequence ATGAAATTTACTGAATTGAAAGACCAAGAAGTAGCGGCATTGCAAAAGCTACTCAAAGAGAAGAAGTCGCTGCTGTTTGAACTCAGGCTCAAACTCAAAACCATGCAGCTTAGCAATCCCAACGAAATCAAAGCCGTCAGAAAAGATATCGCGAGAATCAATACGGCGCTTGCAGCTAAAGAGGGTTAA
- the rpsQ gene encoding 30S ribosomal protein S17: protein MSNEQAHKRVIQGKVVTKAGDKSVTILVERRVTHPKYRKIVKRFKKYIVHDESNAVKVGDMIEAIECRPLSKRKSFSLHKVLSVGVEA from the coding sequence ATGAGCAACGAACAAGCACACAAAAGAGTTATTCAAGGGAAAGTCGTCACTAAAGCGGGCGACAAGAGCGTGACGATTCTTGTTGAAAGAAGAGTGACCCACCCCAAATATAGAAAAATCGTTAAAAGATTCAAGAAATATATCGTGCATGATGAGAGTAATGCAGTGAAAGTAGGCGATATGATCGAAGCGATCGAATGTCGACCCCTTTCTAAGCGAAAATCCTTCAGCTTGCACAAAGTCCTTTCGGTAGGAGTTGAAGCATGA
- the rpsH gene encoding 30S ribosomal protein S8: MVNDIIADSLTRIRNAAMRRLDYTTLYYAKIVVSILEVFLAKGFIESYKVIDKDGKQSINVVLKYDEKGRSVISEIKRISKSGRRVYKGRDELKRFKNGYGTIVVSTSKGVIGNEEAYKANVGGEALCSIW, from the coding sequence ATGGTGAATGATATTATTGCGGATTCTCTAACCCGAATCAGAAACGCGGCGATGAGAAGATTGGATTACACCACTCTTTACTATGCCAAAATCGTAGTTTCCATCTTAGAGGTGTTCCTTGCTAAAGGTTTCATCGAGAGCTATAAAGTGATCGATAAAGACGGAAAACAGTCCATTAACGTTGTTTTGAAATATGACGAGAAGGGACGATCCGTGATCAGTGAAATCAAGCGAATCAGTAAATCCGGACGAAGAGTCTATAAAGGGCGAGACGAGCTCAAGCGATTCAAGAACGGTTATGGAACCATCGTCGTGAGCACCTCTAAAGGTGTGATCGGCAATGAAGAAGCCTACAAAGCCAATGTTGGCGGCGAAGCGCTTTGCAGCATCTGGTAA
- the rplB gene encoding 50S ribosomal protein L2, protein MAIKTYKPYTPSRRFMTGLSSSDITSKPSVRSLLMKLPVTAGRNNNGRITSRHKEGGAKKLYRIIDFKRNKFNIEGTVSAIEYDPYRNCRIALVTYKDGEKRYIIQPTGLAVGDLVISAEGGLDIKTGYAMKLKNIPIGTIIHNIELHPGAGGQLARSAGASAQIMGREGKYTIIRMPSGEMRYILEECMATIGTVGNADFANISIGKAGRNRHRGIRPQTRGAAMNPVDHPHGGGEGKTGSSGHPVSPWGMPAKGFKTRKKKASDKLIISRRKK, encoded by the coding sequence ATGGCAATTAAAACCTATAAACCCTATACGCCCAGCCGAAGGTTCATGACAGGCCTAAGCTCTAGCGACATCACCAGCAAACCCAGTGTGAGAAGCCTTTTGATGAAACTTCCTGTCACAGCGGGAAGAAACAACAACGGCCGAATCACTAGCCGACACAAAGAGGGCGGAGCGAAGAAGCTCTATCGAATCATCGACTTCAAGCGCAACAAGTTCAACATCGAAGGAACCGTGAGCGCCATTGAATACGATCCTTACCGAAACTGCCGAATCGCCCTTGTCACCTATAAAGATGGCGAGAAGCGATACATTATTCAGCCTACTGGCCTAGCTGTAGGTGATCTAGTGATTTCAGCTGAGGGCGGACTTGACATTAAGACAGGTTACGCGATGAAGCTTAAAAACATCCCTATTGGTACCATCATCCACAATATTGAACTCCATCCTGGAGCAGGCGGTCAGCTAGCTCGAAGTGCGGGGGCTTCAGCTCAAATCATGGGTCGTGAAGGTAAATACACCATCATTCGTATGCCCAGTGGTGAGATGAGATACATTCTTGAAGAGTGCATGGCAACCATCGGAACAGTCGGCAATGCGGACTTCGCCAATATCTCTATTGGTAAAGCAGGACGAAATCGACATCGCGGTATTCGACCTCAAACTCGTGGTGCGGCCATGAACCCTGTTGATCACCCCCATGGTGGTGGTGAAGGTAAAACAGGTTCCAGTGGACATCCTGTATCTCCTTGGGGCATGCCAGCGAAGGGCTTTAAAACTAGAAAGAAAAAAGCTAGTGACAAGCTCATCATTTCAAGAAGAAAAAAATAA
- the rpsS gene encoding 30S ribosomal protein S19, protein MARSIKKGPFIDDHLMKKVLKSKETKDNKPIKTWSRRSTIVPDMIGLTLNVHNGRAFVPVYVTENHVGYKLGEFAPTRTFKGHKGSVQKKIGK, encoded by the coding sequence ATGGCTAGATCAATTAAAAAAGGTCCATTTATCGACGACCACTTGATGAAAAAAGTGCTCAAAAGCAAAGAGACCAAAGACAACAAGCCCATCAAGACTTGGTCACGACGAAGCACGATTGTGCCTGATATGATCGGTCTTACCCTCAATGTTCACAATGGCAGAGCATTTGTTCCTGTCTATGTGACTGAGAATCACGTGGGATACAAATTGGGTGAATTCGCCCCCACAAGAACCTTCAAAGGACACAAGGGTAGTGTTCAGAAGAAGATCGGTAAGTAA
- the rplP gene encoding 50S ribosomal protein L16, whose product MLMPKRTKFRKQMKGRNRGKSFRGNSLAFGDIGIKATEHGRIDSRQIEAARIAMTRHIKRAGKIWIRVFPDKPLTAKPLETRMGKGKGSVDKWVMNIQPGRIVYEMAGIEEELAREALALAQSKLPFKTKIVTSESENEIY is encoded by the coding sequence ATGTTAATGCCAAAACGAACCAAATTCAGAAAGCAGATGAAGGGTCGAAACCGAGGAAAATCTTTCCGAGGAAACTCTCTAGCCTTTGGTGATATTGGAATCAAAGCAACAGAGCACGGTCGAATCGACTCTCGACAGATTGAAGCGGCGAGAATCGCCATGACCCGACACATCAAAAGAGCGGGTAAGATTTGGATCAGAGTGTTCCCTGACAAGCCTTTGACGGCGAAGCCTCTTGAGACTCGTATGGGTAAAGGTAAAGGCTCTGTGGATAAGTGGGTAATGAATATTCAGCCTGGCCGCATCGTCTATGAAATGGCGGGAATCGAAGAGGAGTTGGCACGCGAAGCTCTAGCTCTTGCTCAAAGCAAACTTCCTTTCAAAACCAAAATCGTGACAAGCGAGAGTGAAAATGAAATTTACTGA